In Kiritimatiellales bacterium, a genomic segment contains:
- a CDS encoding AAA family ATPase, which translates to MMTKNELNSNFPAINFEYLKNYMPDPADIIAGNGLIRKGASTLLAGPTGVGKSVLALQAGICCATGYPFLGIPISKPVKVLVIEAENDPATLKRDILSIANAMNVDENLLSQNLSIRHLWDTVDFEQRIRMFIEMEKPDLVIIDPYQAYVENDINNSATFSAFSIAISKIINDFRVALLLVAHFPKPKEVQKVGREAVYSVAGSAALCNWVRTSISLYPTKDSDQLYQLVFSKNAERAGLKDDDGKLIREIMIRHSGEVENPFWTRIYD; encoded by the coding sequence ACAAAAAATGAACTTAATTCCAATTTTCCAGCCATAAATTTCGAATATCTAAAAAATTACATGCCAGATCCGGCAGATATTATTGCAGGCAATGGCCTTATCCGAAAAGGAGCAAGTACTCTTCTGGCCGGTCCGACTGGTGTGGGAAAAAGCGTGCTGGCGTTACAGGCTGGGATATGCTGTGCAACCGGCTATCCTTTTTTAGGAATCCCGATCAGCAAACCGGTCAAAGTGCTTGTGATAGAAGCTGAAAATGATCCAGCAACATTAAAGCGTGATATTCTTTCCATTGCAAATGCAATGAATGTTGATGAAAATTTGCTTTCTCAGAATTTATCAATTCGACATCTCTGGGATACAGTGGATTTTGAACAGCGGATACGAATGTTCATTGAAATGGAAAAACCTGATCTTGTGATTATTGATCCCTATCAGGCTTATGTTGAAAATGACATTAACAATTCTGCAACATTTTCAGCATTTTCGATAGCGATTAGTAAAATCATTAATGATTTTCGTGTGGCATTGTTACTGGTGGCTCATTTCCCGAAGCCGAAAGAAGTTCAAAAGGTCGGCAGAGAGGCAGTTTATTCGGTTGCTGGAAGCGCTGCGCTTTGCAACTGGGTAAGAACGTCAATAAGTCTGTATCCAACGAAAGACAGCGATCAGCTATATCAGCTGGTATTTTCCAAAAATGCAGAACGTGCCGGGTTGAAGGATGATGATGGAAAATTGATTAGGGAGATAATGATTCGTCATTCTGGAGAAGTTGAAAATCCCTTTTGGACTCGGATTTACGATTAA